A stretch of Mesorhizobium sp. M2A.F.Ca.ET.046.03.2.1 DNA encodes these proteins:
- a CDS encoding ABC transporter substrate-binding protein, translating into MLLKRLLLGIAGVGLGIGLMASSALAANLRVLAWDGYADADWVKDFTAETGIGVDVVFIGSDDEIWAKIKGSEGQDFDVFAVNTAQLQRYIQADLVTPIDLSKLPNQKDTLPRFRDITKVSGDTKDGKVYGIPFCFDSIGLIYDTDKVKPAPTSMSVLWDPAYKGKVLAYDNGEHNFSFTALTLGYKDPFNLSAEQMAAVKAKLVELKGNVLSFYTTADEAQQIYQNNDVALIWANYGQQQVKALQKIGAHVAYINPSEGALAWLDNWVISKGVRDKDAAEKWIDFMLSKKVSGALSERTGFGNTVVESSSAGSNDKLVWLNNVEDPTKRSDLWNEIKAAP; encoded by the coding sequence ATGCTACTGAAGAGACTGCTTCTAGGGATAGCGGGTGTCGGCCTCGGCATCGGCCTGATGGCGTCGTCGGCGCTCGCGGCGAACCTGCGCGTGCTGGCCTGGGATGGCTATGCAGACGCCGATTGGGTCAAGGACTTCACCGCCGAGACCGGCATCGGCGTCGATGTCGTCTTCATCGGCAGCGACGACGAGATCTGGGCCAAGATCAAGGGCAGCGAGGGGCAGGACTTCGATGTCTTCGCCGTCAACACCGCGCAGCTGCAGCGCTACATCCAGGCCGACCTCGTCACGCCGATCGACCTGTCGAAGCTTCCCAACCAGAAGGACACGCTGCCGCGCTTCCGCGACATAACAAAGGTCAGCGGCGACACCAAGGACGGCAAGGTCTACGGCATCCCGTTCTGCTTCGATTCCATTGGCCTGATCTACGATACCGACAAGGTGAAGCCGGCGCCGACATCGATGTCAGTGCTGTGGGATCCGGCTTACAAGGGCAAGGTGCTGGCCTATGACAATGGAGAGCACAATTTCTCCTTCACGGCGCTGACGCTGGGCTACAAGGACCCGTTCAACCTCAGCGCCGAGCAGATGGCGGCGGTCAAGGCCAAGCTCGTCGAGCTGAAGGGCAATGTGCTGAGCTTCTACACCACCGCCGACGAGGCCCAGCAGATCTACCAGAACAACGACGTCGCCCTGATCTGGGCCAATTACGGCCAGCAGCAGGTCAAGGCCTTGCAGAAGATCGGCGCCCACGTCGCCTACATCAATCCGAGCGAGGGCGCGCTCGCCTGGCTCGACAACTGGGTCATCTCGAAGGGCGTTCGCGACAAGGACGCGGCCGAGAAGTGGATCGACTTCATGCTGAGCAAGAAGGTGAGCGGCGCCTTGTCCGAGCGCACCGGCTTCGGCAACACCGTGGTCGAGTCGAGCAGCGCCGGCAGCAACGACAAGCTGGTCTGGCTCAACAATGTCGAGGACCCGACCAAGCGCTCCGACCTGTGGAACGAGATCAAGGCGGCGCCTTGA
- the araD1 gene encoding AraD1 family protein yields the protein MRLVQFNLPDGSRHVGCVSADGDQLHILLGTDTVLELATAAVAEGRSIASVVEERNGGEKVDYDQLLREGRVLVPVDHPEPARFLITGTGLTHTGSAAARDKMHVLTHGEDAGESDSLRIFRMGLEGGKPAPGELGVQPEWFFKGVGTCVVPPGAALPLPAFAKAGAEEAEIVGLYLNGPDGRPYRIGYALGNEYSDHVTEAENYLYLAHSKLRSCSIGPELLIGELPAEVRGHSRIRRDGAVIWEQEFLSGETHMSHSIANLEHYHFRYPMHRRPGDLHAYFFGAAVMSYASGIKTAPGDEYEIQAPEFGKPLRNRMQAVPDEGLVAVTPL from the coding sequence ATGCGTCTCGTTCAGTTCAACTTGCCCGATGGCAGCCGTCATGTGGGCTGCGTCAGCGCCGACGGCGATCAGCTCCACATCCTTCTCGGCACCGACACGGTTCTCGAACTTGCCACTGCGGCTGTCGCCGAGGGCAGGTCCATCGCGTCGGTCGTCGAGGAGCGGAACGGCGGCGAGAAAGTCGATTACGACCAGCTGCTGCGCGAAGGCCGGGTTCTCGTTCCGGTCGATCATCCGGAGCCGGCGCGTTTCCTTATCACCGGCACCGGCCTGACGCACACGGGGAGCGCTGCCGCGCGCGACAAGATGCATGTGCTGACCCATGGCGAGGACGCCGGCGAATCCGATTCGCTGAGAATCTTCCGCATGGGGCTGGAGGGTGGCAAACCCGCGCCGGGAGAGCTGGGCGTCCAGCCGGAATGGTTCTTCAAGGGCGTCGGCACCTGCGTCGTTCCGCCTGGTGCCGCGCTGCCGCTGCCGGCCTTCGCCAAGGCGGGTGCCGAGGAGGCTGAGATCGTCGGCCTCTATCTCAACGGACCGGACGGCCGCCCCTATCGCATCGGCTACGCGCTGGGCAACGAGTATTCCGACCACGTGACCGAGGCCGAGAACTACCTCTACCTCGCGCACTCGAAACTCCGCTCCTGCTCGATCGGCCCCGAGCTGCTGATTGGCGAGCTGCCGGCGGAGGTGCGCGGGCATTCCCGCATCCGGCGGGACGGCGCCGTCATCTGGGAACAGGAATTCCTGTCGGGCGAGACGCACATGTCGCACTCGATCGCCAATCTCGAGCACTACCATTTCCGCTACCCGATGCACCGCCGGCCGGGCGACCTGCATGCCTATTTCTTCGGCGCGGCGGTGATGAGCTACGCCTCCGGCATCAAGACGGCGCCGGGCGACGAATACGAGATCCAGGCGCCGGAATTCGGAAAGCCGTTGCGCAACCGGATGCAGGCGGTGCCGGACGAGGGGCTGGTGGCCGTCACCCCGCTGTGA
- a CDS encoding SDR family oxidoreductase — MSDETGSYAIYPSLRGRSVFITGGGSGIGESLVRHFCAQGSRVAFVDLAVEPSRQLVAAVAAQGHPEPLFIPCDLRNVEALQAAVEQARDRNGPIQALCNNAGNDDRHQTADVSVAYWDDRMAVNLRHQFFAAQAVRPQMKALGGGSIINFGSITWMVGDPDCPAYVTAKAAVYGMTRALARELGPERIRVNCMVPGWVMTERQMRLWLTPAGERQIEERQCLPDRLQPSDIARMALFLAADDSRMCSSQQFIVDGGWV; from the coding sequence ATGAGCGACGAGACCGGGAGCTATGCGATCTACCCCAGCCTGCGGGGCCGCAGCGTCTTCATAACCGGCGGCGGCAGCGGCATCGGCGAGAGCCTCGTGCGCCATTTCTGCGCGCAAGGCAGCCGCGTCGCCTTCGTCGACCTGGCGGTGGAGCCGTCCCGACAGCTGGTGGCGGCGGTCGCGGCGCAGGGCCATCCCGAACCGCTGTTCATTCCCTGCGACCTGCGCAATGTCGAGGCCCTGCAGGCGGCGGTCGAGCAGGCGAGGGACCGCAACGGCCCCATCCAGGCTCTCTGCAACAATGCCGGCAATGACGACCGCCATCAGACCGCCGATGTGAGCGTCGCCTATTGGGACGACCGTATGGCCGTCAACCTGCGCCACCAGTTCTTCGCCGCGCAGGCCGTGCGCCCGCAGATGAAGGCCCTTGGCGGCGGCTCGATCATCAATTTCGGCTCGATCACCTGGATGGTCGGCGACCCGGATTGTCCCGCCTATGTGACGGCGAAGGCGGCCGTCTACGGCATGACGCGGGCGCTTGCCCGCGAACTCGGGCCCGAGCGCATCCGCGTCAACTGCATGGTGCCGGGCTGGGTGATGACGGAGCGCCAGATGCGTCTGTGGCTGACGCCGGCCGGCGAGCGCCAGATCGAGGAAAGGCAGTGCCTGCCCGACCGGCTGCAGCCATCCGACATTGCGCGCATGGCGCTGTTCCTGGCCGCCGATGACAGCCGCATGTGCTCGAGCCAGCAATTCATCGTCGACGGCGGCTGGGTGTGA
- a CDS encoding IlvD/Edd family dehydratase, with protein sequence MVSERRKLRSTAWFGGEGKNAFMHRSWMKNQGIPDDAFDGRPVIGICNTWSELTPCNAHLRALADHVKRGVYEAGGLPVEFPVTSLGESNMRPTAMLFRNLASMDVEESIRGNPIDGVVLMVGCDKTTPSLLMGAASCNLPTIALSGGPMLNGKFRGQDIGSGTHVWKLAEDVKAGRMKVEDFLAAEQGQSRSAGSCMTMGTASTMASMVEALGIGMPDNAAIPAVDSRRGVLAQLAGRQIVDLVHRDVTISQILTRQAFENAIRVNGAIGGSTNAVLHLIAIAHRVGVDLSLDDWDRLGRDVPTIVDLMPSGRFLMEDFYYAGGLAAVMASLDGAGFLHRDAMTVSGKTIGELVDGAPNYNSEVIRPLDRPLTREGGISVLRGNLAPNGAVIKPSAATPALMQHRGRAVVFENIEHYYARIDDPDLDIDASSVMVLKNCGPRGYPGMAEVGNMPLPAKLLKQGVSDMVRISDARMSGTAYGTVVLHVAPEAAAGGALALVRDGDLIDLDVAGRRLELLVSEEELAARRRDWKPPAPPEGGYQSLYVERVLQADRGCDFDFLVGRRDAGIPRHSH encoded by the coding sequence ATCGTGAGCGAAAGACGAAAGCTGCGGTCGACAGCCTGGTTCGGCGGTGAAGGCAAGAACGCCTTCATGCACCGCAGCTGGATGAAGAACCAGGGCATTCCGGACGATGCGTTCGACGGTCGCCCGGTGATCGGCATCTGCAACACCTGGTCGGAACTGACCCCGTGCAATGCGCATTTGCGGGCGCTTGCCGATCACGTCAAGCGCGGCGTCTATGAGGCCGGCGGCCTGCCGGTCGAATTTCCCGTGACATCGCTCGGCGAAAGCAACATGCGCCCGACCGCGATGCTGTTCCGCAATCTGGCGAGCATGGACGTCGAAGAGTCCATTCGCGGCAACCCTATCGACGGCGTCGTGCTCATGGTCGGCTGCGACAAGACCACGCCGTCGCTCCTTATGGGAGCGGCGTCCTGCAACCTGCCGACCATCGCCCTGTCGGGCGGCCCGATGCTGAACGGCAAGTTCCGCGGTCAGGACATCGGCTCCGGCACCCATGTCTGGAAATTAGCCGAGGACGTGAAGGCCGGGCGCATGAAGGTCGAGGACTTCCTCGCCGCGGAGCAGGGCCAGAGCCGGTCGGCCGGCAGCTGCATGACCATGGGCACCGCTTCCACAATGGCCAGCATGGTCGAGGCGCTGGGCATCGGCATGCCGGACAATGCCGCCATACCGGCGGTCGACTCGCGCCGTGGCGTGCTTGCGCAGCTTGCCGGGCGGCAGATCGTCGATCTTGTGCACCGGGACGTGACGATTTCGCAAATCCTCACCCGGCAGGCCTTCGAGAACGCCATCCGCGTCAACGGCGCCATCGGCGGATCGACCAACGCGGTGCTGCACCTCATAGCGATCGCGCATCGCGTCGGCGTCGATCTCAGCCTCGACGACTGGGATCGCCTCGGCCGCGATGTGCCGACCATCGTCGACCTGATGCCGTCGGGCCGGTTCCTGATGGAAGATTTCTACTACGCCGGGGGGCTGGCTGCGGTCATGGCGTCGCTGGATGGGGCGGGGTTTCTCCATCGCGACGCCATGACCGTCAGCGGAAAGACGATCGGCGAGCTAGTCGACGGTGCGCCGAACTACAACAGCGAGGTAATCCGGCCGCTCGACCGGCCGCTGACCAGGGAAGGCGGCATATCGGTGCTGCGCGGCAACCTTGCGCCCAACGGCGCCGTCATAAAGCCGTCGGCGGCGACCCCTGCGCTGATGCAGCACCGGGGCAGGGCGGTGGTCTTCGAGAATATCGAGCACTACTACGCCCGCATCGACGACCCGGACCTCGACATCGATGCCTCGTCGGTGATGGTGCTCAAGAATTGCGGGCCGCGCGGCTATCCCGGCATGGCCGAGGTCGGCAACATGCCGCTGCCGGCCAAGCTCCTGAAACAGGGTGTTTCCGACATGGTCCGCATCTCCGATGCGCGCATGAGCGGCACCGCCTACGGCACCGTGGTCCTGCATGTTGCTCCCGAGGCTGCTGCGGGTGGCGCGCTTGCCCTGGTTCGCGACGGCGACCTCATCGATCTCGACGTGGCCGGCAGGCGTCTCGAGTTGCTGGTTTCCGAAGAGGAGCTTGCCGCCCGCCGCCGCGACTGGAAGCCGCCGGCGCCACCCGAGGGCGGCTACCAGAGCCTCTATGTCGAGCGCGTGCTGCAGGCCGATCGGGGCTGCGATTTCGATTTCCTTGTCGGGCGCCGCGATGCCGGCATCCCCCGCCATTCGCATTAG
- a CDS encoding FadR/GntR family transcriptional regulator, translated as MKNTKSFSTARTSRVVAAVASGSTALHATVVEQIGLRIVQGDFLPGEALPNADDSSEMLGVSRTVLREAIKVLAGKGLVESRPKTGTRVRPRSDWNFLDPDVLSWRYAAGVSAEDVTALFELRRAIEPMSAALAAKRATPAQLADLNAALAEMEVVGDDGDRFAKPDLIFHQTILRMTGNELIGSLAALVETALMMSFRLSNDNPEGQRHSLPLHREVAEKIAAGDGSGAQQALLVLIDNAEEDVRRSVENRNRRRKEQRS; from the coding sequence ATGAAGAATACAAAATCCTTCAGCACCGCACGCACGTCGCGGGTCGTCGCGGCGGTCGCCAGCGGCTCGACGGCGCTGCATGCGACGGTCGTCGAGCAGATCGGGCTGCGCATTGTCCAGGGCGATTTCCTGCCGGGCGAGGCACTCCCCAATGCCGATGATTCCAGTGAGATGCTGGGCGTCAGCCGCACCGTGCTGCGCGAGGCCATCAAGGTCCTGGCGGGCAAGGGGCTGGTCGAGTCGCGGCCTAAGACCGGCACCCGGGTGCGCCCACGCTCCGACTGGAATTTCCTCGATCCGGACGTCCTTTCATGGCGCTACGCGGCGGGCGTCAGCGCCGAGGACGTCACCGCCCTTTTCGAGCTGCGCCGGGCGATCGAGCCGATGTCGGCCGCGCTTGCGGCCAAGCGCGCGACGCCGGCGCAGCTTGCCGATCTCAACGCCGCGCTCGCCGAAATGGAGGTCGTGGGCGACGACGGCGACCGCTTTGCTAAGCCCGACCTCATCTTCCACCAGACCATCCTGCGCATGACGGGCAACGAACTGATCGGCTCGCTGGCAGCGCTGGTGGAAACGGCCCTGATGATGAGCTTCCGTCTCTCCAACGACAATCCGGAGGGGCAGCGCCACTCGCTGCCGCTGCATCGCGAGGTGGCCGAGAAGATCGCCGCCGGCGATGGAAGCGGCGCGCAGCAGGCGCTTCTCGTCCTCATCGACAATGCCGAGGAAGACGTTCGCCGCAGCGTCGAGAACCGCAACAGGCGCCGTAAGGAGCAGAGATCGTGA
- a CDS encoding acetamidase/formamidase family protein — protein sequence MATHRLINSTWHNVLGTVAPALTIASGDVVITETLDARGFDKNGARPAHGPNPMNGPVFVTGAEPGDALRVDILRMDPIRPSGWTISSLAANVVDPEAARQLPARDRADWLVDLESRIAKLQEPPPGLENFVLPLEPMIGCFGVAPAMGQAFSTATSAENGGNMDYRGFRPGATVWFPVAVEGALFFAGDCHATQGDGEIVGTGIETCFEVQLRLSVEKNRRLTWPRGENETHIFSVGNARPLDQALQHATTDMLNWLTSDYGLSAAAASHLMGQVVRYHVGNVFDPAYTMVCLVEKRWLPASVG from the coding sequence ATGGCAACGCACAGGCTCATCAACAGCACGTGGCACAATGTCCTCGGGACGGTCGCGCCGGCGCTCACAATTGCATCCGGCGATGTCGTGATCACAGAGACGCTGGACGCCAGGGGCTTCGACAAGAACGGTGCGCGACCGGCTCATGGTCCAAACCCGATGAACGGCCCGGTCTTCGTGACGGGAGCCGAACCGGGCGACGCGCTCCGCGTGGACATCCTGCGCATGGATCCTATCCGCCCCTCCGGCTGGACGATCTCGTCGCTGGCCGCGAATGTTGTCGATCCCGAGGCTGCTCGCCAATTGCCGGCGCGCGACAGAGCCGACTGGCTGGTCGATCTGGAATCGCGAATCGCGAAGTTGCAGGAGCCGCCGCCAGGCCTTGAGAACTTCGTGCTGCCGCTCGAACCGATGATCGGTTGCTTTGGCGTGGCGCCCGCGATGGGCCAGGCTTTCTCCACCGCGACAAGCGCGGAGAATGGCGGGAACATGGATTATCGCGGCTTTCGGCCTGGCGCGACCGTTTGGTTTCCCGTCGCCGTGGAGGGTGCGCTCTTCTTTGCGGGCGATTGCCATGCAACGCAGGGCGATGGGGAGATCGTCGGAACCGGGATCGAGACCTGTTTTGAAGTGCAGCTACGCCTTAGCGTGGAAAAGAACAGGCGGTTGACATGGCCTCGCGGTGAAAACGAAACGCACATTTTCTCGGTCGGCAACGCGCGGCCGCTGGATCAGGCCCTTCAGCATGCGACCACGGACATGCTCAACTGGCTGACCAGCGATTATGGATTGTCCGCCGCCGCCGCATCGCATCTGATGGGACAGGTTGTCCGGTATCACGTCGGAAACGTCTTTGATCCTGCCTACACGATGGTCTGCCTTGTCGAAAAGCGATGGCTTCCGGCATCCGTCGGCTGA
- a CDS encoding HAD family hydrolase, whose translation MYFMALATDYDGTLAHDGLVTASTISALEKLKKSGRKLILVTGRELPDLKEVFPELSLFDKVVAENGALIYTPASEEERTISPSPSADLVDRLKKRGVKPLSVGRSIVATWEPHQATVLDVIKKLGLELEIIFNKGAVMILPSGVNKATGLAAALEDLKLSAHNVVAVGDAENDHAFLRASGCSVAVANALPAVKETADLVTKEVRGKGVEELIRKLIKHDHLIAKKRLGGVLLGTSRGKDIYLSPTETVLIAGSSGIGKSTLATALTERLVEKGLQFCIFDPEGDYDGLKGAVPLGNGSTAPNKEQLLELIEKPQNNVVVNGLALKVDERPDFFAELLPGLGNIRYRTARPHWLIIDEAHHLMPKRRGDTRSVLSIELPGTVLITVHPEAISTDALGLVTAVIALGPQAKGVIKTFCKETGLPAPKDIPSPKGDRVLFWRPHDGKAPFSVKAIEPAQSLKRHSRKYAEGELDEEGSFYFTGPKKAMNLRAHNLIIFAQMAEGIDDKTWEHHLRAGDYSKWFRQQIRDKDLARETAEAEKNKALSAEESRKLVIDAVRRRYTAPATAPEK comes from the coding sequence ATGTATTTCATGGCATTGGCCACCGACTATGACGGCACGCTGGCGCATGATGGCCTGGTCACCGCGAGCACGATCTCGGCGTTGGAGAAGCTGAAGAAATCCGGGCGAAAGCTCATCCTGGTCACCGGGCGCGAGCTGCCCGACCTGAAGGAGGTGTTTCCCGAACTGTCGCTGTTCGACAAGGTCGTGGCCGAAAACGGCGCGCTGATCTACACGCCGGCGAGCGAGGAAGAGCGCACGATCTCGCCCTCGCCTTCCGCGGATCTCGTCGACAGGCTGAAGAAGCGCGGCGTGAAGCCGCTCTCGGTCGGGCGATCGATCGTCGCCACCTGGGAACCGCATCAGGCGACCGTGCTCGATGTCATCAAGAAGCTCGGGCTGGAGCTGGAAATCATCTTCAACAAGGGCGCGGTGATGATCCTGCCTTCCGGCGTCAACAAGGCGACCGGGCTGGCGGCGGCGCTCGAAGACCTGAAACTGTCGGCGCACAATGTCGTGGCGGTCGGCGACGCCGAGAACGACCACGCTTTTCTCAGGGCCTCGGGCTGCAGCGTCGCGGTGGCCAACGCGCTGCCCGCCGTCAAGGAAACCGCAGATCTCGTCACCAAGGAGGTGCGCGGCAAGGGCGTCGAGGAACTGATCCGCAAGCTGATCAAGCACGACCACCTCATTGCCAAGAAGCGCTTGGGCGGCGTGCTGCTCGGAACTTCGCGCGGCAAGGACATCTATCTGTCGCCGACCGAAACAGTGCTGATCGCCGGCAGCTCGGGCATCGGCAAATCGACCCTGGCCACGGCGCTCACCGAGCGGCTGGTCGAGAAGGGTTTGCAGTTCTGCATTTTCGACCCCGAGGGCGACTATGACGGGCTGAAAGGCGCGGTGCCGCTCGGCAACGGCTCGACCGCGCCCAACAAGGAGCAGCTGCTGGAACTGATCGAGAAGCCGCAGAACAATGTCGTGGTCAACGGCCTGGCGCTGAAGGTGGACGAGCGGCCTGATTTCTTCGCCGAATTGCTGCCCGGCCTCGGCAATATCCGCTACCGGACGGCAAGGCCGCACTGGCTGATCATCGACGAGGCGCATCACTTGATGCCCAAGCGGCGCGGGGATACGCGTTCGGTGCTTTCGATCGAGCTGCCCGGCACGGTGCTGATCACCGTCCACCCCGAAGCAATCTCCACCGACGCGCTCGGCCTGGTGACGGCGGTGATCGCGCTTGGCCCCCAGGCGAAGGGCGTGATCAAGACCTTCTGCAAGGAAACGGGACTCCCGGCGCCGAAGGACATTCCATCGCCGAAGGGCGACCGCGTGCTGTTCTGGCGCCCGCATGACGGCAAGGCGCCGTTCTCGGTCAAGGCGATCGAGCCCGCCCAGTCGCTGAAGCGCCACAGCCGCAAATATGCCGAGGGCGAGCTCGACGAAGAGGGCAGCTTCTATTTCACCGGACCGAAGAAGGCGATGAACCTCAGAGCCCATAACCTCATCATCTTCGCGCAGATGGCGGAAGGCATCGACGACAAGACATGGGAACACCATTTGCGCGCCGGCGATTATTCCAAATGGTTCCGCCAGCAGATCAGGGACAAGGACCTCGCCCGAGAGACGGCGGAGGCGGAGAAGAACAAGGCGTTGTCGGCCGAGGAAAGCCGCAAGCTGGTGATCGACGCCGTGCGGCGCAGGTATACGGCGCCTGCG